One Oncorhynchus clarkii lewisi isolate Uvic-CL-2024 chromosome 28, UVic_Ocla_1.0, whole genome shotgun sequence genomic region harbors:
- the LOC139387033 gene encoding zinc finger protein 644-like isoform X1: MSDLTGIDEEEKDVIDPLDLFQDLMTNQTPLFIETLDRPPTSPLRENSVLDDLSNTNVLSVNGPSSHQAFESDEFNSLEEEKSITQLKTVQDIDTTGIWGFDVESSENSMDNYEDPLCWDPQREFMQFLWDDHDDSPVEEPPTADPPPNSQRRRKRKMDMVVMVDPSEELFSDLSLKSTKDVFDEDLEDPVPINKVQSLRERCKPQSLTRKKAPYPNGTVEAIKQLIFNAPARNPHETRVAHRLKTLKGKPLTDSCSEEEPLFFPCTKCNINFKEKNHLHRHMRTHTDPPSLINIPKPFICRECGQSFRFRNSLLRHMTIHQERRERLMEEIKGMNELKDEGTDARLQCPQCTFGTNCPNTFVQHAKTHEKDKRYYDCKNCNYMAVTVLELERHMNKEHSLCKNLDEPDKPRVFRSKEDDKTPHSYSCNHCSYGTSSKNIFKNHLEIRHNQTYEEHDVFQSRERNEDAQSPSEKHFPIRKPTVVNSFASELTSKLSVKKLAFRKRTDLPCDSNDISDLFKKDKVVHRAQRGFKSQTTESKLDKSINHLLSRQRRAKQRNEKNDVTTGFFFVEGTNGDHDLGRTLSGISENPNSSSNGHKHLLASKLENNILNSGCDSSLREGNSADLNRKHVSKLVVEMPVRKKSPSKRKMSTPYRNTVDQDSYFILPKHLQSQKMQNMVEVMEDGDNNDVFQYSDGTDVNNKILAKSEIKQEKPYIGNSFSRGMSMKGVLGTSEDLSDKGQDRNYRQKPVVKEECIETQVFGENLAPNSGPVSEPFLDADLEGGGERKTCPYCPAEFESGVGLSNHVRGHLHRVGLNYNARHVVSREQVASQDRKPRIRRKMGAIRLKKAPKFGSEGAPVRWHSCPLCGDSFDNKTGLSNHVRGHLKRLGKSIATKSKSPMLLLRELMRDKREFQRALQILGKKRIPSHSRIPSKQVTSNHLTPSKRNPIQNLYNNAKPLVPMYILSGETLDKQAETKLEVKGSLSSALIGILKKRKCQEDSKLRTSSQTARSALAVSSTSEYGRGAQVNSTLSNSTSEKGEFNRKVCVHCKATFHSGVSLSNHLRAYAKRKSTALLEGTTYDCKQRRQRSRPGSKKKMSPTMPHAPEEMYRLTCRFCDLVFQGPLSVQEDWIKHLQRHIMNASVPHTGAGMREVTSLPRNPSYPTSDRQTPSLATHTAS; the protein is encoded by the exons ATGTCTGATCTGACTGGTATTGATGAAGAAGAGAAAGATGTGATTGACCCTTTAGATCTCTTTCAAGATCTAATGACAAATCAGACGCCCTTGTTTATAGAAACGTTGGACAGACCTCCGACTTCTCCTCTGAGAGAAAATAGTGTCCTTGATGATCTCTCAAACACaaatgtgttgtctgtgaatggACCTTCTTCACACCAGGCCTTCGAATCAGATGAATTTAACAGCTTGGAGGAGGAAAAGAGTATTACTCAGTTGAAGACTGTGCAGGACATTGACACTACAGGGATATGGGGTTTCGATGTAGAATCTTCAGAGAACTCAATGGATAATTATGAGGATCCCCTGTGCTGGGACCCTCAGAGAGAATTCATGCAGTTTCTGTGGGACGACCACGATGATTCTCCTGTGGAGGAGCCACCAACGGCAGATCCTCCCCCAAACAGCCAAAGGAGGAGGAAACGCAAAATGGACATGGTGGTCATGGTAGATCCCTCAGAGGAACTGTTCTCTGATTTGAGCCTCAAGTCAACAAAGGACGTATTTGATGAGGATCTAGAAGACCCTGTTCCCATCAACAAAGTCCAATCCTTGAGAGAACGCTGCAAACCTCAATCACTGACAAGGAAGAAAGCACCGTATCCCAATGGAACTGTAGAGGCCATCAAGCAACTTATCTTCAACGCGCCTGCAAGAAATCCACATGAGACAAGAGTGGCTCACAGGCTTAAAACGCTGAAAGGGAAACCGCTCACTGACTCTTGTTCAGAGGAGGAGCCATTGTTTTTTCCTTGCACAAAGTGCAACATCAATTTCAAGGAGAAGAATCATTTGCACCGGCACATGAGGACTCACACAGATCCGCCCAGTCTGATCAACATTCCAAAGCCTTTTATATGCAGAGAGTGTGGACAGTCGTTCCGCTTTCGTAATTCTCTCCTTCGTCACATGACCATTCaccaggagagaagagagagactcaTGGAGGAGATCAAGGGCATGAATGAATTGAAGGATGAGGGCACAGATGCAAGGCTACAGTGCCCCCAGTGCACTTTTGGAACAAATTGTCCAAATACATTTGTTCAACATGCCAAGACTCATGAGAAGGACAAGAGGTACTACGACTGTAAGAATTGTAACTATATGGCTGTGACTGTGTTGGAACTTGAGAGACACATGAACAAAGAACACAGTCTCTGTAAAAACCTCGACGAGCCAGATAAACCCAGAGTGTTTAGGTCAAAGGAAGATGATAAAACACCTCATTCCTACTCCTGTAACCATTGTTCTTATGGCACATCAAGCAAAAACATCTTCAAAAATCATCTTGAGATTCGTCATAATCAGACATACGAGGAGCATGACGTTTTCCAGAGTAGAGAAAGAAATGAGGATGCACAATCACCTTCTGAGAAGCACTTCCCCATTAGGAAACCCACAGTAGTAAATTCATTTGCTTCAGAGCTGACATCAAAATTATCTGTGAAAAAACTGGCTTTCAGAAAAAGAACAGATTTGCCTTGTGATTCAAATGACATTTCGGATCTTTTCAAAAAGGATAAGGTAGTTCACAGAGCGCAAAGAGGCTTCAAGTCTCAAACCACAGAGTCAAAACTTGACAAGTCAATAAATCATCTATTGTCTCGACAAAGACGTGCGAAGCAGAGGAATGAAAAAAATGATGTCACcacaggttttttttttgtcGAGGGCACAAATGGTGATCATGATTTAGGACGAACATTGTCAGGAATTTCAGAAAATCCAAATTCTTCTTCAAATGGCCACAAACATTTATTGGCATCTAAGTTGGAGAATAATATCTTAAATTCTGGCTGTGATTCCAGTTTAAGGGAAGGTAATAGTGCAGACCTCAACCGCAAGCATGTCTCTAAACTTGTCGTAGAAATGCCAGTTAGGAAAAAATCACCTTCCAAAAGAAAAATGTCCACCCCTTATCGCAATACCGTTGACCAGGATTCTTACTTCATTTTACCAAAACATTTGCAAAGCCAGAAAATGCAAAATATGGTGGAGGTGATGGAAGACGGTGATAATAATGATGTCTTCCAGTATAGTGATGGCACAGATGTCAACAATAAAATTCTCGCTAAAAGTGAAATCAAGCAAGAGAAACCGTACATTGGTAATTCCTTTAGCAGAGGAATGTCTATGAAAGGAGTCCTTGGAACCTCTGAAGACCTGTCTGATAAAGGTCAAGACAGGAATTATCGGCAGAAGCCTGTTGTCAAGGAAGAGTGCATAGAAACACAGGTTTTTGGAGAGAACCTTGCGCCCAACTCAGGGCCAGTAAGTGAACCCTTTTTAGATGCTGATTTGGAAGGGGGTGGGGAGCGGAAGACCTGTCCTTACTGTCCTGCAGAGTTCGAGTCGGGTGTGGGATTATCCAATCACGTGAGAGGGCATCTGCATAGAGTTGGACTGAATTACAATGCACGCCATGTGGTATCACGAGAGCAGGTGGCTTCTCAAGACAGGAAACCTCGCATCCGTCGAAAGATGGGTGCAATACGACTGAAAAAAG CACCCAAGTTTGGGTCTGAGGGCGCTCCTGTCCGATGGCACTCCTGTCCACTATGTGGGGACTCTTTTGATAATAAGACTGGGCTATCTAACCATGTTCGGGGCCATCTGAAACGGCTCGGAAAATCCATTGCCACGAAGTCCAAGTCCCCAATGTTGTTGCTCCGGGAGCTGATGCGTGACAAGAGAGAGTTCCAGAGAGCTCTGCAGATTCTGGGCAAGAAACGGATCCCCTCCCATTCCAGAATCCCCTCAAAGCAGGTCACCTCTAATCACCTGACACCCTCTAAACGGAATCCCATTCAGAACCTCTACAACAATGCCAAACCACTGGTGCCCATGTATATTCTATCAGGGGAAACATTGGATAAACAGGCAGAGACTAAGTTGGAGGTAAAGGGTTCACTCTCGAGTGCCTTGATAGGAATTCTGAAGAAGAGGAAGTGTCAGGAGGACTCAAAGTTGAGGACTTCATCTCAAACGGCAAGAAGCGCCCTGGCAGTTTCCTCCACCAGCGAGTACGGTAGAGGAGCACAAGTCAACTCAACACTCTCAAACTCTACATCGG AGAAAGGTGAATTCAACAGGAAGGTGTGTGTCCATTGCAAGGCAACCTTCCATAGCGGTGTTAGTCTGTCCAATCACTTGCGGGCATACGCAAAACGAAAGAGCACTGCCTTGCTGGAGGGAACAA CGTATGACTGTAAACAAAGGAGGCAGAGATCAAGGCCTGGTTCCAAGAAGAAGATGTCCCCCACTATGCCACACGCACCTGAGGAGATGTATAGGCTAACCTGCAG ATTCTGTGACCTGGTCTTCCAGGGCCCCTTGTCGGTCCAGGAGGACTGGATAAAGCATCTACAAAGGCACATTATGAACGCCAGTGTCCCCCACACAGGAGCAGGCATGAGGGAGGTCACCTCACTGCCCAGGAACCCGTCCTACCCCACCTCTGACAGACAGACCCCGTCACTGGCAACTCACACTGCCTCCTAA
- the LOC139387106 gene encoding volume-regulated anion channel subunit LRRC8D-like — MFTITELASLNDTQPTYRILKPWWDVFMDYLGVVMLMLSIFAMTMQITKDQVACLPCLEEAEEAAAGPNSCTTQCQQETTSSAVSMTTVLATPMPTKDLPDSAVHKIHNAQPIVVKRESKMQQPEPTGIRTNLDYQQYIFVNQMCYHVALPWYSKYFPYLTLIHTLVLMVSSNFWFKYPKTSSKIEHFVSILGRCFESPWTTKALSETACEDSEENKQRLTGTTSAPRELSQENKDENAPNTSTPMLGNTGVKFSADTHVAEAPSMTILDKKDGEQAKALFEKVRKFRAHVEDSDFIYKLYVAQTVVKTVKFILILSYTSTFMAAIEFRHKCEPDIKHLTGYKKFFCTHNMAFMLRKLLLSYMALILIYGMVCLYSLHWLFRRPLKEYSFEKVREESSFSDIPDVKNDFAFLLHMVDQYDQLYSKRFGVFLSEVSENKLREISLNHEWTFEKLRQLVTRNAQDQQELHLFMLSGLPNAVFDLTDLEILKLELIPEVRFSAKISQMTSMHELHLCHCPAKVEQTAFVFLRDHLRCLHVKFTDVAEIPTWVYLLRSLRELNLVGNLSSEHNKMIGLESMRDLKHLKTLYLKSNLTKMPSSLTELSPHLIKLVVHNDGTKLLVLNSLKKMTNLADLELHNCELERIPHAIFSLTNLQELDLKSNNIRTIEEIISFQHLKRLTCLKLWHNKIITIPASIGQVKCLESLHLSHNKLEMLPPALFHLPKLRYLDVSQNSITVIPPDVGLLQNLQHFAINANKVEVLPKQLFRCTKLKVLCLSNNGLITLPETVGQLVQLAQLELRGNSLDRLPSLLGNCRLLRKNCLIVEDHLFDTLPIEVKESISRETNVSFASGL; from the coding sequence ATGTTTACCATCACTGAGTTAGCATCGCTGAATGACACCCAGCCGACCTACCGCATCCTAAAACCATGGTGGGACGTCTTCATGGACTACCTGGGGGTGGTCATGCTCATGTTGTCCATCTTCGCCATGACGATGCAGATCACAAAGGACCAGGTGGCGTGCCTTCCCTGCCTGGAAGAAGCGGAGGAGGCGGCGGCAGGGCCAAACTCTTGCACAACCCAATGTCAGCAAGAAACCACCTCATCAGCAGTTAGTATGACGACAGTGCTTGCTACACCAATGCCCACTAAAGATCTACCAGACAGTGCAGTACACAAGATCCACAACGCCCAGCCCATCGTTGTGAAGCGAGAGAGCAAAATGCAGCAACCTGAGCCCACAGGGATCCGAACCAACTTAGATTATCAGCAGTACATCTTTGTCAACCAAATGTGTTACCATGTTGCCTTGCCCTGGTACTCAAAGTACTTCCCGTACCTCACCCTCATCCACACCCTTGTGCTTATGGTTAGTAGTAACTTCTGGTTCAAATACCCCAAGACAAGCTCAAAGATTGAACACTTTGTGTCCATTCTCGGACGGTGCTTTGAGTCTCCATGGACTACAAAGGCTTTGTCCGAGACAGCCTGTGAGGATTCTGAGGAGAACAAGCAGAGACTGACTGGCACCACTTCAGCACCGAGAGAGTTATCACAGGAAAATAAAGACGAAAATGCTCCCAACACATCTACTCCTATGCTTGGGAATACAGGAGTCAAGTTCTCAGCAGATACGCATGTTGCTGAGGCACCAAGTATGACTATCCTGGACAAGAAGGATGGAGAGCAGGCCAAGGCTCTTTTTGAGAAGGTGAGAAAATTCCGTGCCCATGTGGAGGACAGCGATTTCATCTACAAGCTCTACGTAGCTCAGACCGTGGTCAAAACGGTCAAGTTCATTTTGATTCTGTCATATACGTCAACCTTTATGGCTGCCATCGAGTTTCGCCACAAATGTGAGCCCGATATCAAACACTTAACCGGATATAAGAAGTTCTTTTGTACCCACAACATGGCGTTCATGCTGAGAAAGCTCCTCCTCAGCTACATGGCCCTCATATTGATCTATGGGATGGTCTGCTTGTATTCCCTCCACTGGCTTTTCAGGCGCCCCCTTAAAGAGTACTCATTTGAgaaagtcagagaggagagtagcTTCAGTGACATTCCTGACGTGAAGAACGATTTTGCGTTCCTCCTACACATGGTCGATCAGTACGACCAGCTGTATTCCAAACGATTTGGTGTCTTCCTCTCAGAGGTCAGCGAGAACAAGCTGAGGGAGATCAGTCTGAACCACGAGTGGACATTTGAGAAGCTCAGACAGCTTGTGACCCGAAATGCCCAAGACCAGCAGGAGCTCCACCTCTTCATGCTCTCTGGTCTCCCCAATGCAGTGTTTGATCTCACCGACCTGGAAATACTTAAACTAGAACTAATTCCTGAGGTCAGGTTTTCGGCAAAGATTTCCCAAATGACCAGTATGCATGAGCTGCACCTCTGCCACTGCCCTGCCAAAGTTGAGCAGACAGCCTTTGTCTTTCTCCGTGACCACCTCCGCTGCCTTCATGTCAAGTTCACAGATGTCGCTGAGATCCCCACATGGGTTTATTTGTTGAGAAGTTTGAGGGAGCTTAACTTGGTAGGGAATTTAAGCTCAGAACACAACAAAATGATAGGACTAGAGTCCATGCGAGATTTAAAACATCTAAAGACATTGTATCTGAAGAGCAACCTCACCAAGATGCCTTCAAGTCTAACTGAGCTGTCCCCACACCTGATCAAACTGGTGGTGCACAATGATGGTACTAAACTACTGGTACTGAACAGCCTCAAGAAGATGACTAACCTTGCCGATCTGGAGTTGCACAACTGTGAGCTGGAGAGGATCCCCCATGCTATTTTCAGCTTAACCAACCTTCAAGAGCTGGATCTCAAATCCAACAACATTCGCACCATTGAGGAGATCATCAGCTTTCAGCACCTCAAGAGGTTGACCTGCCTCAAACTGTGGCACAACAAAATCATCACCATTCCAGCCTCCATAGGCCAAGTCAAGTGTTTGGAGTCACTTCACCTTTCGCACAACAAACTGGAGATGCTCCCCCCGGCGCTGTTCCACCTCCCCAAGCTGAGGTACCTGGACGTCAGTCAGAACTCCATCACAGTGATCCCGCCGGACGTGGGTCTCCTGCAGAACCTCCAGCACTTCGCCATTAATGCAAATAAGGTGGAGGTGCTGCCCAAGCAGCTGTTCAGGTGCACCAAGCTGAAGGTCCTGTGTCTGAGCAACAATGGCCTCATCACCCTGCCTGAGACAGTGGGTCAGTTGGTGCAGCTCGCTCAGCTGGAGCTGAGGGGAAACAGTCTGGACCGCCTTCCCTCGCTACTGGGGAACTGTCGCCTTCTACGTAAAAACTGCCTCATTGTCGAGGACCATCTTTTTGACACTTTACCCATAGAAGTAAAGGAGAGCATCAGTCGGGAGACCAATGTGTCCTTTGCGAGTGGTTTATAG
- the LOC139387033 gene encoding zinc finger protein 644-like isoform X2, with product MQRLKCISFAFTPFKAPKFGSEGAPVRWHSCPLCGDSFDNKTGLSNHVRGHLKRLGKSIATKSKSPMLLLRELMRDKREFQRALQILGKKRIPSHSRIPSKQVTSNHLTPSKRNPIQNLYNNAKPLVPMYILSGETLDKQAETKLEVKGSLSSALIGILKKRKCQEDSKLRTSSQTARSALAVSSTSEYGRGAQVNSTLSNSTSEKGEFNRKVCVHCKATFHSGVSLSNHLRAYAKRKSTALLEGTTYDCKQRRQRSRPGSKKKMSPTMPHAPEEMYRLTCRFCDLVFQGPLSVQEDWIKHLQRHIMNASVPHTGAGMREVTSLPRNPSYPTSDRQTPSLATHTAS from the exons ATGCAACGATTAAAGTGCATATCGTTTGCATTTACACCGTTCAAAG CACCCAAGTTTGGGTCTGAGGGCGCTCCTGTCCGATGGCACTCCTGTCCACTATGTGGGGACTCTTTTGATAATAAGACTGGGCTATCTAACCATGTTCGGGGCCATCTGAAACGGCTCGGAAAATCCATTGCCACGAAGTCCAAGTCCCCAATGTTGTTGCTCCGGGAGCTGATGCGTGACAAGAGAGAGTTCCAGAGAGCTCTGCAGATTCTGGGCAAGAAACGGATCCCCTCCCATTCCAGAATCCCCTCAAAGCAGGTCACCTCTAATCACCTGACACCCTCTAAACGGAATCCCATTCAGAACCTCTACAACAATGCCAAACCACTGGTGCCCATGTATATTCTATCAGGGGAAACATTGGATAAACAGGCAGAGACTAAGTTGGAGGTAAAGGGTTCACTCTCGAGTGCCTTGATAGGAATTCTGAAGAAGAGGAAGTGTCAGGAGGACTCAAAGTTGAGGACTTCATCTCAAACGGCAAGAAGCGCCCTGGCAGTTTCCTCCACCAGCGAGTACGGTAGAGGAGCACAAGTCAACTCAACACTCTCAAACTCTACATCGG AGAAAGGTGAATTCAACAGGAAGGTGTGTGTCCATTGCAAGGCAACCTTCCATAGCGGTGTTAGTCTGTCCAATCACTTGCGGGCATACGCAAAACGAAAGAGCACTGCCTTGCTGGAGGGAACAA CGTATGACTGTAAACAAAGGAGGCAGAGATCAAGGCCTGGTTCCAAGAAGAAGATGTCCCCCACTATGCCACACGCACCTGAGGAGATGTATAGGCTAACCTGCAG ATTCTGTGACCTGGTCTTCCAGGGCCCCTTGTCGGTCCAGGAGGACTGGATAAAGCATCTACAAAGGCACATTATGAACGCCAGTGTCCCCCACACAGGAGCAGGCATGAGGGAGGTCACCTCACTGCCCAGGAACCCGTCCTACCCCACCTCTGACAGACAGACCCCGTCACTGGCAACTCACACTGCCTCCTAA